CGGGCGTGCGGACCGTGTTCACGCGGACGGGTCTGGTGGTGTCCGGGCAGGGCGGCGCCTGGGGGCGTCTGTTCCCGCTGTTCAAGGCGGGACTCGGGGGGCGGATGGGCGACGGGCGGCAGTACTGGTCGTACATCTCGCTGCACGACGAGGTGGCCGCGATCCGGTATCTCATCGACACCGACGGGCTGTCCGGGCCGTTCAACCTGACGGCCCCGAACCCGCTGACGAACCGTGAGATCACCGCGGCCATGGGGCGCGTGCTGCACCGGCCGACGTTGTTCCCGGTGCCGGCGCAGGTGTTGCGGACCGTGCTCGGCGAGATGGCCGGGGACGTGCTGGGCAGTGCGCGGGTGCTGCCGAAGCGGCTGCTGGAGTCGGGCTTCACGTTCACGTATCCGGAGATCGAGCAGGCGATCCGCGCCGCCCTGTGAGCGCCACCCTGCGCAGCCACGACGTGACCGCATGCGACCGTTGTGCGACCGTGCCCTGTTCATGCGCGACTGCCCTTGACCGATCGCGGCCCTAACCTCGACCCGAACTCGGGTATTCCTGGAGCCCGTTGGGGGCATGACGTCTCCACCGGCCGCGCAACCTCGAGGAGGGGCACGTGCTTGAGCCCGCGTACCAGGCTGACGTCGTGATCGTGGGGGCCGGGGTGGCCGGCCTCTCCGCGGCGCATCGGCTGACCAGCGCAGGAGTGACGACCGCGGTCCTGGAGGCCGCCCCGTGTGCGGGGGGCCGGATGTCGACCGAGAAGGTCGACGGATTCCGGCTCGACCGCATCGGGCAACTGCTGTCGACGGCGTATCCGGAACTACGGCTGACCCCCGGCCTCGACGCCCTCGTGCTGCGCCCGTTCGCGCCGGGCGTCCTGCTGCACAGCGACGGGCGGCACCACCGCGCCGGGGCGGTGGCGAGCGCGGGGGGCGCACGGGGCGCACTTCATGCCGTACGCGCCCTGGCGAGCGCCCCTCGCACTACGGGCACGCCACGGGCGAGCGCCCCGCTGGGCACCGCCGTCGACCAGGCCCGGCTCGGCGCGGCGCTCACCCGGCTCGCGGCCATGCCGGTGGAACGGCTGCTGTCCCGGCCCGAGTTGCCCGCCCGCCAGGCCCTGGCCGCGCGCGGTGTGCCCGTCCGTACCGTGGACGGCTTCCTGCGTCCGCTGCTCGCGGCCCTGCTGTGCGACCCGGAGCTGACGACGTCCAGCCGGTGCGCGGATCTCGCGCTGCGCTCGTTCGCGGCCGGGCGGCTGTGCGTGCCCGAGGGCGGCGCCGAGATGCTGCCGGAGCTGCTGCGCCGGGCGCTGCCGCCGGGCACCGTGCACACCGGGGTCCGGGTGACCTCGGTCTCCACCAACGCGGTGACCACCGCCGAGCACGGCGAGATCCGCTGCCGGGCGGTGCTGCTGGCGACGGACGCGCGGGCCGCCGCCGACCTGCTGCCGGGCCTGCGCGTCCCGGACTTCCACCGGCTGACGGTGGTCCACCACTCGGCGGACGAGGCGCCGGCGACGGGCGCCTCGCTGCTGCTGGACGCCGACCGCGGCGGACCGGTCGCGCACACTGCGGTGGTCAGCGCGGTGGACCCGAGCCGGGCCCCGGCGGGCCGGGCCCTGATCTCCTCCACGATCCTGGGGCCGCCCCCGGCCGACCTCGACACCGCCGTCCGTATGCACCTGTCGCGGCTCTACGGCACCTCGACCCGCCGCTGGGAGACCCTCGCCGTCCACCACACCGCCGAGGCCGTCCCGGCCATGCGCCCGCCGCACGACCTGCGCCGCCCGGTGCGCCTGCTGGCCGGCCTGTACGTGTGCGGCGACCACCGGGACACCAGCACCGTCCAGGGAGCCCTGCACTCGGCCCACCGGGCGACGACGGCGATCCTGACGGACCTGGGAGCGGCGACCCCGATGCACAGGTCCGACCCCCTCCCGACAACCCAGGCCGCGTAGGGCGCCCCGAAAAGGGGCGCGGGGAACTGCGCGACCAACCCACACGACGCCGCACCCGGCACACCACACCCGCCGTCACCGCGCGACCCCCGCCCCCCTCCCGACCACACAAGCCGCGCAGGGCACCCCCCAAAGGGGCGCGGGGAACTGCGCGATCAACCCAGACGGCGCCGCACCCGGCACACCACACCCGCCGTCACGGCGCGCCCCCGCCCCCCTCAGCCCAGCGCAGCGACCTTGTCGCGATACCCCCGCACCGGCGCCGAGTCCTTGTACGGCTCCAGCCTGCGCTCGAAGTCCCGCACGTACTCCGTCGCCCGCACCGACCGCATCTCCGCCGCCGCGCCCGCCGCCTCCGCCCCCAGCGCGCAGGCCTGGTCCAGCTCCCCCAGGCCCAGCCGGGCGGAGGCCAGCACCACACGGCAGAACAGCCGGCTGCGGGCGTACGCCGGCGCCCGCAGCTGCAGCGAGCGTTCGGCGTGCTGCGCCGCCGCCCGGAACTGCTGCAGGTCCCGGTGCGCGTGCCCGAACTCGTCGGCGAGCTGCGCCTCGTCGAAGAACCGCGCCCAGGGCGGCACTTCGTCTCCCGCTCGCGCCGCCTCCATCGCGCGCTCGGCCCGTACCAGGGAGGCCGTGCAGTTGCGCACCTCGCCGAGCACGCCGTGCCCGCGCGCCTCGGCCGCGTGCAGCAGCGCCTGCACGACCGGCGGGGCGTTGGTGCCCACGCCCTGCTGGGCCACCCGCGCCAGTTGCACGGCCTCGCGCCCGTGCCCGAGGTAGACGGCCTGCCGGCTCATCGTGACCAGCACGTACGCCCCGTACGCCCGGTCCCCCGCCGCCTGCGCGAGCCGCAGCGACTGCACGAAGTACCGCTGGGCCAGCCCGTGCGCGGCGATGTCGTACGAGGTCCAGCCGGCGAGCCGGGTCAGGTCGGCGGCGGCCGCGAACAGCTTGCGGCCGGTCTGCTCGCCGTATGCGCCGCGCAGCATCGGCTCGCACTCGTGCTCCAGGTAGCGCACGAGGGCCTGGCGGGCGTGCCCGCCGCCGTACATGTTGTCGAGGGTGCGGAACAGCTCGCCCACCGAGCGCAGCGCGGCGATGTCGCCGCCGGTGACCCGCTGGCCGGGCCCGCGCTCGCCCTGCCCGCGCTGGCGCGGGACGCCAGGGCGGCCCTGCACCGGGATCTTGGCGACGGCCCCGGTCCGCGCCACGCCGGACGCGGGGGGCGCCGGCTCACCGCGGGCGACGCGGTCGTCGGCCCGGCCGATCAGCCAGTCCCGGCTGGGCACCACCAGCCCGGCCGGCGTGAACGCGATCTTGCGCAGTTCGGCGTGCGAGCCGGAGTCCTTGCGCCACAGGCCGCTGACGATGTCGACGGCCTCCTCGGGGGTCGAGGCGAACTCGAGCCCGGCGTACACCGGCGCACAGGCGTCGAGTCCGAGGTCCTGGGCGGTGAGCCGGCGCCCCAGTCGCCGGGTGAAGACCTCGGCGATGAGGGCGGGGGTGGTGCCGCGGGGCTGCTGTCCGCGCAGCCACCTGGTCACGGACGTCTTGTCGTATCTCAGGTCAAGCCCGTGTTCGAGACCGAGCTGGTCCACGCGTCGGGCGAGCCCCGCGTTGGAGAACCCCGCTTCTGCGATGAGCGCGGCGAGCTGTCGGTTGGGAGTGCGCTGCGCGGGTCGTTCCGTCATCTGCGGTGCGGTCTCCTGCCTTTCGGGCCTACCCCGGGGCCGACCTGGCCGCCGAGGTGCCCGGATTGCCTGTGAGCAGCCCTTATGGCCTCTGTGAACGGCGCGAATGTAGCGGAGAGTGAGCATGTGGTCGCACGCTTCCACGTTCGTTCATCCGATCGTGTGAGGATTGGCCACGCGGCTGACGCGGGACGGCCAGTCGTACAGTGGCGTAGGCACGTTTAGTGCCTTACGACTTCCAGGGAGGCGCTTGCCGTGAGTGAGCTGCGGTTCGTCCGCATGGGGTTCGGTACCGAGGCCGTGGACTACCAGGTGGCGTGGGACGAACAGCGCCGGGTGCACGCGGCGCGGTTCGCGGACGAGGTCCCCGACACCGTGATCCTGCTGGAGCACCCGCCGGTCTACACGGCGGGCCGGCGTACGGCGGACAACGAGCGGCCCCTCGACGGCACCCCCGTCATCGACGTAGACCGCGGCGGCAAGATCACCTGGCACGGACCCGGCCAGCTGGTCGGCTACCCCATCCAGAAGCTGCCGCGCCCGGTGGACGTCGTGGCGCATGTACGACGCCTGGAAGAGGCACTGATCCGCACCTGCGCCGAGTTCGGCGTGCGGACCACGCGGGTCGAGGGCCGCAGCGGGGTGTGGGTGCTCGGCGACCCCGTCGAGCAGCGGCCGGCGCTCGGCGGGCTGTCCCTCGACTTCGACCCCCGCCTGACCGACGAGGAGTTCGACCCGCGCCTGAACGGCCCCGAGTACGCCCCGTCCAACGCCGGGCAGCGCCGCGAGGACCGCAAGATCGCCGCGATCGGCATCCGGGTGGCCAAGGGCGTCACGATGCACGGCTTCGCGCTGAACGTGAACCCCGACAACAAGTGGTTCGACCGGATCATCCCGTGCGGCATCCGCGACGCGGGCGTCGCCTCGCTGGCGGACGAACTGGGCCGGGACGTCACCATCGCCGAGGTACTGCCCGTGGTGGAGCGGCACCTGAAGGACGTACTGGAGAACGCGGAGCTCAAGCCGCGCCTCATCGAGAAGACGCCCGCATAACTCAGCCCGTCCGGCGTTTGAGGACGAGGCCGTTCAGGCCGAAGCGGGGGCTGGGGGCGGCAGCCCCCAGGGGCCGCCACCGACGCCGGACATTCAAATCAACGGGCGTACGCTTGAGGACGCCAAAGAATCAATCGCTAGGGAGCCCATCGTGTCCGCAGTCGCACCCGACGGACGCAAGATGCTGCGCCTGGAGGTCCGCAACAGCCAGACCCCCATCGAGCGCAAGCCCGAGTGGATCAAGACCCGGGCGAAAATGGGCCCCGAGTACACGAAGATGCAGAACCTCGTGAAGAGCGAAGGCCTGCACACGGTCTGCCAGGAAGCCGGCTGCCCCAACATCTACGAGTGCTGGGAGGACCGCGAGGCGACCTTCCTCATCGGCGGCGACCAGTGCACCCGGCGCTGCGACTTCTGCCAGATCGACACCGGCAAGCCCGAGGCCCTCGACCGCGACGAGCCGCGCCGCGTCGGCGAGTCCGTGGTCACCATGGACCTGAACTACGCCACCATCACCGGCGTCGCCCGCGACGACTTGGAGGACGGCGGCGCCTGGCTGTACGCGGAGACGGTCCGTCAGATCCACGCGCAGACCGCGAACCGCGAGGGCGGGCACACCAAGGTCGAGCTGCTCGCCCCCGACTTCAACGCGGTCCCCGAGCAGCTGGCCGAGGTCTTCTCCGCCCGCCCCGAGGTCTTCGCGCACAACGTCGAGACCGTGCCGCGGATCTTCAAGCGCATCCGCCCCGGCTTCCGCTACGAGCGCTCGCTGAAGGTCATCACCGAGGCCCGCGACTTCGGCCTGGTCACCAAGTCGAACCTCATCCTCGGCATGGGCGAGACCCGCGAAGAGGTCAGCGACGCGCTGCGGCAGCTGCACGACGCCGGCTGCGAGCTGGTCACCATCACGCAGTACCTGCGGCCGTCGGTGCGCCACCACCCCGTGGAACGCTGGGTCAAGCCGCAGGAGTTCGTGGAGCTGAAGGAGGAGGCCGAGCAGATCGGCTTCTCCGGTGTGATGTCCGGCCCGCTGGTCCGGTCCTCCTACCGCGCCGGGCGGCTCTACCGGATGGCCGTCGAGAAGCGTGGCGCCTACATCGCCTCGCAGGCGGTGTGATGGCACGCAGTGTCACGCTAAACGTGTGAATCTGCGCACAAGCAACTACCGCTGAGTAGTGGCCGATTGACGCGGTCCCGGACGTCCTCGCAGATGAGGACGGCATCGGGGCCGCGTCGGCGTTTAACTGGCGCGAATCGGGGTTTCATCGGTGTTTGACCGGTCGGTCACGCCCTGGTAACACCAATCAGTGACCCTGGCTGTACACCCCGTGCACCACTCACCTGAGCCGTCAGTCTCGAGGGGGACCTCCATCATGCAGGCCGCGCCCGTTCGCGCCACCGCCATCCCGTCCTTCACCGATGCACTGCGTGCCGTCGAGTCGCTGCTCATGAGCAGCGGCCAGCGCACCGCCCGGCGCAACGCCTGGACCTCCGTCCTGGAGGACCGCCGCCGCGCCAAGGACCGCGTCGAGGCGCAGCGCGTCCTCGACCAGACCCTCGCCGTCCGTCCCTGACACCTCGCGATCCCTTCCCGCCGGGCACTGCCGTCGTCGGCGCTCCTGGGGCCACGTAGACTTCGTGGCATGGCGAGGAAGGACACGGCAGCAGACGCTGCGAACTCCGGGCGACTGAAGCAGATCGCCCTGACCTACAAGATGACCCGCAAGGCCGACAAGAAGATCGGTCTTGTACTCGCGGCTGTCGGCATCAGCATCCTCGGTGTCTTCCTCGCGATCGGTTTCTTGATCGGTCACCCCATCTATCTCGGCATCCTGGGTCTGTTCCTCGCCCTCCTCACGATGGCCATCGTGTTCGGGCGACGGGCCGAGCGTGCCGCCTTCGGGCAGATGGAGGGCCAGCCGGGCGCCGCAGCGGCCGTGCTGGACAACATCGGCCGGGGCTGGACGACGACTCCGGCGGTGGCGATGAACCGCAGCCAGGACGTCGTGCACCGGGCCGTCGGCAAGGCCGGCATCGTCCTGGTCGCCGAGGGCAACCCGAACCGGGTCAAGACCCTGCTGGCCGCCGAGAAGCGGAAGATGAACCGCATCGTCGCGGACGTGCCGGTGCACGATCTCATCGTCGGCACGGGCGAGGGCCAGGTCGAGCTGAAGAAGCTGCGCACGGCCATGCTGAAGCTGCCGCGCGTGCTGACCGGCCCGCAGGTGACGGCCACCAACGACCGGCTGCGCGCGATGGGCGACCTGATGAGCAACATGCCGCTGCCGAAGGGACCGATGCCGAAGGGCATGAAGCTGCCG
Above is a genomic segment from Streptomyces sp. SLBN-31 containing:
- the lipA gene encoding lipoyl synthase, producing the protein MSAVAPDGRKMLRLEVRNSQTPIERKPEWIKTRAKMGPEYTKMQNLVKSEGLHTVCQEAGCPNIYECWEDREATFLIGGDQCTRRCDFCQIDTGKPEALDRDEPRRVGESVVTMDLNYATITGVARDDLEDGGAWLYAETVRQIHAQTANREGGHTKVELLAPDFNAVPEQLAEVFSARPEVFAHNVETVPRIFKRIRPGFRYERSLKVITEARDFGLVTKSNLILGMGETREEVSDALRQLHDAGCELVTITQYLRPSVRHHPVERWVKPQEFVELKEEAEQIGFSGVMSGPLVRSSYRAGRLYRMAVEKRGAYIASQAV
- a CDS encoding regulator, whose amino-acid sequence is MTERPAQRTPNRQLAALIAEAGFSNAGLARRVDQLGLEHGLDLRYDKTSVTRWLRGQQPRGTTPALIAEVFTRRLGRRLTAQDLGLDACAPVYAGLEFASTPEEAVDIVSGLWRKDSGSHAELRKIAFTPAGLVVPSRDWLIGRADDRVARGEPAPPASGVARTGAVAKIPVQGRPGVPRQRGQGERGPGQRVTGGDIAALRSVGELFRTLDNMYGGGHARQALVRYLEHECEPMLRGAYGEQTGRKLFAAAADLTRLAGWTSYDIAAHGLAQRYFVQSLRLAQAAGDRAYGAYVLVTMSRQAVYLGHGREAVQLARVAQQGVGTNAPPVVQALLHAAEARGHGVLGEVRNCTASLVRAERAMEAARAGDEVPPWARFFDEAQLADEFGHAHRDLQQFRAAAQHAERSLQLRAPAYARSRLFCRVVLASARLGLGELDQACALGAEAAGAAAEMRSVRATEYVRDFERRLEPYKDSAPVRGYRDKVAALG
- a CDS encoding NAD(P)/FAD-dependent oxidoreductase encodes the protein MLEPAYQADVVIVGAGVAGLSAAHRLTSAGVTTAVLEAAPCAGGRMSTEKVDGFRLDRIGQLLSTAYPELRLTPGLDALVLRPFAPGVLLHSDGRHHRAGAVASAGGARGALHAVRALASAPRTTGTPRASAPLGTAVDQARLGAALTRLAAMPVERLLSRPELPARQALAARGVPVRTVDGFLRPLLAALLCDPELTTSSRCADLALRSFAAGRLCVPEGGAEMLPELLRRALPPGTVHTGVRVTSVSTNAVTTAEHGEIRCRAVLLATDARAAADLLPGLRVPDFHRLTVVHHSADEAPATGASLLLDADRGGPVAHTAVVSAVDPSRAPAGRALISSTILGPPPADLDTAVRMHLSRLYGTSTRRWETLAVHHTAEAVPAMRPPHDLRRPVRLLAGLYVCGDHRDTSTVQGALHSAHRATTAILTDLGAATPMHRSDPLPTTQAA
- the lipB gene encoding lipoyl(octanoyl) transferase LipB, with product MSELRFVRMGFGTEAVDYQVAWDEQRRVHAARFADEVPDTVILLEHPPVYTAGRRTADNERPLDGTPVIDVDRGGKITWHGPGQLVGYPIQKLPRPVDVVAHVRRLEEALIRTCAEFGVRTTRVEGRSGVWVLGDPVEQRPALGGLSLDFDPRLTDEEFDPRLNGPEYAPSNAGQRREDRKIAAIGIRVAKGVTMHGFALNVNPDNKWFDRIIPCGIRDAGVASLADELGRDVTIAEVLPVVERHLKDVLENAELKPRLIEKTPA
- a CDS encoding DUF4191 domain-containing protein; this encodes MARKDTAADAANSGRLKQIALTYKMTRKADKKIGLVLAAVGISILGVFLAIGFLIGHPIYLGILGLFLALLTMAIVFGRRAERAAFGQMEGQPGAAAAVLDNIGRGWTTTPAVAMNRSQDVVHRAVGKAGIVLVAEGNPNRVKTLLAAEKRKMNRIVADVPVHDLIVGTGEGQVELKKLRTAMLKLPRVLTGPQVTATNDRLRAMGDLMSNMPLPKGPMPKGMKLPKGGPKAR